One part of the Lapillicoccus jejuensis genome encodes these proteins:
- a CDS encoding molybdenum cofactor biosynthesis protein MoaE yields MTDPGQVVLAEVRDTPLSVDELLAAVRDRRAGATCLFVGHVRDHDHGEPVEVLDYEVHPSAAQVATDLAARMAADGRVLRIAVVHRYGHLEVGDLAVVAAVSAAHRAEAFEVCRALVDEFKATVPIWKHQTFTDGSDEWVGLP; encoded by the coding sequence ATGACCGACCCCGGCCAGGTCGTCCTCGCCGAGGTGCGCGACACGCCGCTCTCGGTCGACGAGCTGCTCGCCGCGGTGCGCGACCGCCGGGCGGGGGCGACGTGCCTGTTCGTCGGTCACGTGCGCGACCACGACCACGGCGAGCCCGTCGAGGTCCTCGACTACGAGGTGCACCCGAGCGCCGCGCAGGTCGCGACCGACCTCGCGGCACGGATGGCGGCCGACGGCCGGGTGCTGCGGATCGCGGTCGTGCACCGCTACGGACACCTCGAGGTCGGCGACCTCGCCGTCGTCGCCGCCGTGAGCGCGGCGCACCGGGCCGAGGCGTTCGAGGTGTGCCGGGCGCTGGTCGACGAGTTCAAGGCGACGGTGCCGATCTGGAAGCACCAGACCTTCACCGACGGGTCCGACGAGTGGGTGGGGCTGCCGTGA
- a CDS encoding zinc-dependent metalloprotease — protein MAPTTDDPDERPEDDTPQDAAPDAPEDTPHDTPSDTPRDTPHEPPYGARAPMGFSSPGAPPPARRDPAQDEEDGLPDLSALLGALGGSGPMPDMAQLEAMMRRLGGAGGMPDLGQLEAMMRQLGVTPPAPGQAPMGAFAVLQQQLQQMFTPQTSESRAAMATDVARKTVAAAGSDAAVTDAQRREVSEAVQVAHLWVDPMTAFDAPTGQGVAWSRAQWVEATMPTWTELVEPVSAGVTRAVTAALQEQLGKLGEQLGDSPEGLAGLPGLEGLQGLGGLQNLDLDALMGQVAPAMEQMAGTMFSAQLGHGVGALADDVLSGTEVGLPLVRSEDVALLPANVDAFTEGLGIDRGEVRLYLAVREAARARLFAEVPWLGPQLEAAVRDYASAIRIDTDAIEEEIRGMEPQQGMQGFAELQDKLRDRLFSPTPTPQQQAALARLETSLALVEGWVDLVTDQAVAGHLPQAAALGEAVRRRRAGGPAQKAFAGMVGLELRPRRLRDARNLWAALEDAGGLGLRDGAWSHPDIAPTAADLDDPLGYVEKRQGRGAAQQRDEMDEALEQLLRESEGGSEGGSEGGSEGGSGNGSDSGRG, from the coding sequence ATGGCACCGACGACCGACGACCCGGACGAGCGCCCCGAGGACGACACCCCGCAGGACGCCGCGCCCGACGCCCCCGAGGACACCCCGCACGACACCCCGAGCGACACCCCCCGCGACACCCCCCACGAGCCGCCGTACGGCGCCCGCGCCCCCATGGGCTTCTCGAGCCCGGGGGCGCCGCCCCCCGCCCGCCGCGACCCCGCCCAGGACGAGGAGGACGGGCTGCCCGACCTGTCGGCGCTCCTCGGCGCCCTCGGCGGCTCCGGCCCGATGCCCGACATGGCGCAGCTCGAGGCGATGATGCGCCGGCTCGGCGGCGCCGGCGGGATGCCCGACCTCGGCCAGCTCGAGGCGATGATGCGCCAGCTCGGCGTCACCCCGCCCGCACCCGGGCAGGCGCCGATGGGCGCCTTCGCCGTGCTCCAGCAGCAGCTCCAGCAGATGTTCACCCCGCAGACCAGCGAGTCACGGGCGGCGATGGCGACCGACGTGGCCCGCAAGACCGTCGCCGCGGCCGGCAGCGACGCCGCCGTCACCGACGCGCAGCGCCGCGAGGTGTCCGAGGCGGTCCAGGTGGCCCACCTGTGGGTCGACCCGATGACCGCGTTCGACGCGCCGACCGGCCAGGGGGTGGCGTGGAGCCGCGCCCAGTGGGTCGAGGCGACGATGCCGACGTGGACCGAGCTCGTCGAGCCGGTCTCGGCCGGCGTCACCCGCGCGGTCACCGCCGCGCTCCAGGAGCAGCTGGGCAAGCTCGGCGAGCAGCTCGGCGACTCCCCCGAGGGGCTGGCCGGGCTGCCCGGTCTCGAGGGCCTGCAGGGCCTGGGCGGGCTGCAGAACCTCGACCTGGACGCCCTCATGGGCCAGGTCGCCCCGGCGATGGAGCAGATGGCGGGCACGATGTTCTCCGCGCAGCTCGGCCACGGGGTCGGCGCGCTCGCCGACGACGTCCTGTCCGGCACCGAGGTCGGCCTGCCGCTCGTGCGCTCCGAGGACGTCGCGCTGCTGCCGGCCAACGTCGACGCCTTCACCGAGGGCCTCGGCATAGACCGCGGCGAGGTGCGGCTCTACCTCGCCGTTCGCGAGGCCGCCCGCGCCCGGCTGTTCGCCGAGGTCCCGTGGCTCGGGCCGCAGCTCGAGGCCGCCGTGCGCGACTACGCCTCCGCGATCCGCATCGACACCGACGCGATCGAGGAGGAGATCCGCGGGATGGAGCCGCAGCAGGGGATGCAGGGCTTCGCCGAGCTGCAGGACAAGCTGCGCGACCGGCTCTTCTCCCCCACCCCGACCCCGCAGCAGCAGGCCGCGCTGGCCCGCCTCGAGACCTCGCTCGCCCTCGTGGAGGGCTGGGTCGACCTCGTCACCGACCAGGCCGTCGCCGGTCACCTCCCGCAGGCCGCCGCCCTCGGCGAGGCCGTACGACGCCGCCGCGCCGGTGGCCCGGCGCAGAAGGCGTTCGCCGGGATGGTCGGCCTGGAGCTGCGCCCGCGGCGGCTGCGCGACGCCCGCAACCTGTGGGCCGCACTGGAGGACGCCGGTGGCCTCGGCCTGCGCGACGGCGCCTGGTCGCACCCGGACATCGCCCCGACCGCCGCCGACCTCGACGACCCGCTGGGGTACGTCGAGAAGCGCCAGGGCCGCGGCGCCGCGCAGCAGCGCGACGAGATGGACGAGGCGCTCGAGCAGCTCCTGCGCGAGTCCGAGGGCGGCTCCGAGGGCGGCTCGGAGGGCGGCTCGGAGGGCGGCTCGGGAAACGGCTCCGACAGCGGGCGCGGGTGA
- a CDS encoding NUDIX hydrolase, with amino-acid sequence MTDDGAPPGTPYGVLHADAVRVLTAWEPPAAARGPQELLRRDFLDHLARHPDGVAKAGPPAHLTASCVVLDADLAHVLLTHHRKARQWYQLGGHVEPLDRSLRAAAEREAREEGGIEGLRVTLAPVQLDRHRLVGAFGRCAEHLDVRYAAVAPAGARPVVSAESHDVRWWPVDDLPPGTAAELRAPVDLARAALAADPARGR; translated from the coding sequence GTGACCGACGACGGCGCTCCCCCCGGCACGCCGTACGGCGTCCTGCACGCGGACGCGGTGCGCGTCCTCACCGCCTGGGAGCCACCGGCGGCGGCGCGCGGGCCCCAGGAGCTGCTGCGCCGGGACTTCCTCGACCACCTGGCCCGGCACCCCGACGGGGTGGCCAAGGCCGGCCCGCCCGCGCACCTGACCGCGAGTTGCGTCGTCCTCGACGCCGACCTCGCCCACGTCCTGCTCACGCACCACCGCAAGGCGAGGCAGTGGTACCAGCTCGGCGGCCACGTCGAGCCGCTCGACCGGTCGCTGCGCGCCGCCGCCGAGCGCGAGGCGCGCGAGGAGGGCGGCATCGAGGGCCTGCGGGTCACCCTCGCCCCCGTCCAGCTCGACCGGCACCGGCTCGTCGGCGCGTTCGGCCGCTGCGCCGAGCACCTCGACGTGCGCTACGCCGCCGTGGCCCCCGCCGGCGCCCGGCCGGTCGTCAGCGCGGAGTCGCACGACGTGCGGTGGTGGCCGGTCGACGACCTGCCGCCCGGCACCGCGGCCGAGCTGCGTGCCCCGGTCGACCTGGCCCGGGCCGCGCTCGCCGCGGACCCGGCGCGTGGACGGTAG
- a CDS encoding YgjP-like metallopeptidase domain-containing protein, with the protein MVEARRSGLEDHGAHEAVEVRRSRRRRRTVSAYREGGRTVVLIPAGFSPAQERQWVDAMLVRLADGDRRRRPSDTQLAARAADLSTRYLGGLARPTSVRWVANQTTRWGSCTPADGTIRISDRVKGMPGYVLDYVLLHELAHLLHPGHDRAFWRLIEGYPRLERARGYLEGVSATAGLDLDDTADTPEDVVPDDAADDAIAL; encoded by the coding sequence ATGGTCGAGGCGCGACGCAGCGGACTCGAGGACCACGGCGCGCACGAGGCCGTCGAGGTCCGTCGCAGCCGACGGCGGCGGCGCACCGTCAGCGCCTACCGCGAGGGCGGTCGGACCGTCGTGCTCATCCCCGCCGGCTTCAGCCCGGCGCAGGAGCGGCAGTGGGTCGACGCCATGCTCGTGCGCCTCGCCGACGGCGACCGCCGTCGTCGCCCGAGCGACACCCAGCTGGCCGCCCGCGCTGCCGACCTGTCCACCCGCTACCTCGGCGGTCTGGCGCGGCCGACGTCGGTGCGCTGGGTCGCGAACCAGACCACCCGCTGGGGCTCGTGCACCCCGGCCGACGGCACGATCCGGATCAGCGACCGGGTCAAGGGGATGCCGGGCTACGTCCTGGACTACGTGCTCCTGCACGAGCTCGCGCACCTGCTGCACCCCGGCCACGACCGCGCCTTCTGGCGGCTCATCGAGGGCTACCCGCGGCTCGAGCGGGCCCGCGGCTACCTCGAGGGGGTGTCGGCCACCGCCGGCCTCGACCTCGACGACACCGCGGACACCCCGGAGGACGTCGTGCCGGACGACGCCGCCGACGACGCGATCGCCCTCTAG
- a CDS encoding DUF5679 domain-containing protein: protein MADQKTATETGETYSGEFYCVKCKEKRQAEGKVVVSENGRRMAKGQCPVCGTNLNRILGKS, encoded by the coding sequence ATGGCTGACCAGAAGACTGCCACCGAGACGGGTGAGACCTACTCGGGCGAGTTCTACTGCGTGAAGTGCAAGGAGAAGCGACAGGCCGAGGGGAAGGTCGTCGTCAGCGAGAACGGCCGCCGCATGGCCAAGGGCCAGTGCCCGGTGTGCGGGACCAACCTCAACCGCATCCTCGGCAAGAGCTGA
- a CDS encoding ABC1 kinase family protein, protein MSDLPRNAVTRAAKLATLPAGIAGRAAWGLGKRIGGRPAEVVAAELQARTAEQLFKVLGELKGGAMKFGQALSVFESALPEEFAAPYRAMLTKLQDSAPPLPAATVHEVLAAELGPRWRRSFTEFGDTPVAAASIGQVHKGVWRDGREVAVKIQYPGAGKALLSDLNQISRVARVATVWVPGIEIGPLLDELKSRMTEELDYDLEAKAQAKFAKGFDGDERFALPKVIKHSEHVIVSEWLEGTPLSRIIDKGTKKQRDHAAALYMDFLLEGPDRVGLLHADPHPGNFRITPDGRLGVIDFGAVNRLPGGLPPEMGRFLMWALAGDAQGTLDGLRDIGFVRPSVDLDPDRLLEYLQPFVDPLRTDRFRFTRPWIRDVFSHINDPRKPNYTVGMKLNLPPDYLLIHRVWIGGIAVLCQLGGEVEARAIVSRHLVEAELPPVGS, encoded by the coding sequence GTGAGTGACCTCCCCCGCAACGCCGTGACGAGGGCCGCCAAGCTGGCGACCCTGCCCGCCGGGATCGCCGGCCGGGCCGCGTGGGGTCTGGGCAAGCGGATCGGGGGCAGACCCGCCGAGGTCGTCGCCGCCGAGCTGCAGGCCCGCACCGCCGAGCAGCTGTTCAAGGTGCTCGGTGAGCTCAAGGGCGGGGCGATGAAGTTCGGCCAGGCCCTGTCGGTGTTCGAGTCGGCGCTGCCGGAGGAGTTCGCGGCGCCGTACCGCGCCATGCTGACCAAGCTGCAGGACTCCGCTCCCCCGCTGCCCGCCGCGACCGTCCACGAGGTGCTGGCCGCCGAGCTCGGCCCCCGCTGGCGGCGCAGCTTCACCGAGTTCGGCGACACCCCGGTCGCCGCCGCCTCGATCGGCCAGGTGCACAAGGGCGTCTGGCGCGACGGCCGCGAGGTCGCGGTGAAGATCCAGTACCCCGGCGCCGGCAAGGCGCTGCTGTCCGACCTCAACCAGATCTCCCGGGTCGCCCGGGTGGCGACGGTGTGGGTGCCGGGCATCGAGATCGGCCCGCTCCTCGACGAGCTGAAGAGCCGGATGACCGAGGAGCTCGACTACGACCTCGAGGCCAAGGCCCAGGCCAAGTTCGCCAAGGGCTTCGACGGCGACGAGCGGTTCGCGCTGCCCAAGGTGATCAAGCACAGCGAGCACGTCATCGTCAGCGAGTGGCTCGAGGGCACCCCGCTCTCGCGCATCATCGACAAGGGGACGAAGAAGCAGCGCGACCACGCCGCCGCGCTCTACATGGACTTCCTCCTCGAGGGCCCGGACCGGGTGGGGCTGCTGCACGCCGACCCGCACCCCGGCAACTTCCGGATCACCCCCGACGGGCGGCTGGGCGTCATCGACTTCGGCGCCGTCAACCGCCTGCCGGGCGGCCTCCCGCCGGAGATGGGCCGGTTCCTCATGTGGGCGCTCGCCGGCGACGCGCAGGGCACCCTCGACGGGCTGCGCGACATCGGCTTCGTCCGCCCGTCGGTCGACCTCGACCCCGACCGGCTGCTGGAGTACCTCCAGCCCTTCGTCGACCCGCTGCGCACCGACCGGTTCCGCTTCACCCGGCCGTGGATCCGCGACGTCTTCAGCCACATCAACGACCCGCGCAAGCCCAACTACACGGTCGGGATGAAGCTCAACCTCCCGCCGGACTACCTGCTCATCCACCGTGTGTGGATCGGCGGCATCGCCGTGCTGTGCCAGCTCGGCGGGGAGGTCGAGGCCCGCGCGATCGTCTCGCGCCACCTCGTCGAGGCCGAGCTCCCGCCCGTCGGGAGCTGA
- a CDS encoding HhH-GPD-type base excision DNA repair protein, whose amino-acid sequence MKASLTIAQDPAADEVLGTDPFGLLVGMLLDQQFPMERAFAGPAKVLERFGTLDPGRIAAAEPDAFADLCATPPAIHRYGRSMAARIQAVAAVVRDEYDGDAERIWTGVGSGRELVARVKALPGFGDQKARIFVALLAKQLGVRPDGWEAATTPYGETGSFRSVADVVDGESLEKVRAFKKEAKAAAKAKA is encoded by the coding sequence ATGAAGGCGTCGCTCACCATCGCGCAGGACCCGGCCGCCGACGAGGTCCTCGGGACCGACCCGTTCGGCCTGCTCGTCGGGATGCTGCTGGACCAGCAGTTCCCGATGGAGCGGGCCTTCGCCGGGCCGGCGAAGGTGCTCGAGCGCTTCGGCACCCTCGACCCGGGCCGCATCGCCGCCGCGGAACCGGACGCGTTCGCCGACCTCTGCGCGACCCCGCCGGCCATCCACCGCTACGGCCGCTCGATGGCGGCCCGGATCCAGGCCGTCGCCGCCGTCGTCCGCGACGAGTACGACGGTGACGCCGAGCGGATCTGGACCGGGGTCGGCTCCGGCCGTGAGCTCGTCGCCCGCGTCAAGGCGCTGCCCGGCTTCGGCGACCAGAAGGCGCGGATCTTCGTCGCGCTGCTGGCCAAGCAGCTCGGCGTGCGGCCCGACGGGTGGGAGGCGGCGACGACGCCGTACGGCGAGACGGGGTCGTTCCGCTCGGTCGCCGACGTCGTCGACGGGGAGTCGCTGGAGAAGGTGCGGGCCTTCAAGAAGGAGGCCAAGGCGGCGGCGAAGGCGAAGGCCTGA
- a CDS encoding NAD-dependent epimerase/dehydratase family protein, which yields MTTVLVTGAAGYVGRHVVTALLERGVAVRAVVRPGSRSDVDPRADVVALDVLAPDADLDALLPDPVDAVVHLAWQDGFNHQAPSHVARLSDHYRLLTALVDRGVPRVAILGTMHEVGYWEGAIDEHTPTDPRSLYGVAKDALRRATLLGLADRAEVQWLRCFYITGDDRRNQSIFTRLLEAADRGQREFPFTSGVNRYDFIDVADLGRQIAVVVTTPGVTGVVNCCSGDPRSLGEMVEDFIARHDLGITLQYGAFPDRPYDSPGVWGDATRIHEILAADAR from the coding sequence GTGACGACCGTCCTCGTGACCGGTGCCGCCGGGTACGTCGGACGACACGTCGTCACCGCCCTGCTCGAGCGTGGGGTGGCGGTGCGCGCCGTCGTCCGGCCCGGGTCGCGCTCGGACGTCGACCCCCGCGCCGACGTCGTCGCCCTCGACGTCCTCGCGCCCGACGCCGACCTCGACGCGCTGCTCCCCGACCCGGTCGACGCGGTCGTGCACCTGGCCTGGCAGGACGGCTTCAACCACCAGGCCCCCAGTCACGTCGCGCGCCTGTCCGACCACTACCGCCTGCTCACCGCGCTCGTCGACCGGGGCGTCCCCCGGGTCGCCATCCTCGGCACGATGCACGAGGTCGGCTACTGGGAGGGGGCGATCGACGAGCACACCCCGACCGACCCGCGCTCGCTGTACGGCGTCGCGAAGGACGCGCTGCGCCGCGCCACCCTCCTCGGGCTCGCCGACCGCGCCGAGGTCCAGTGGCTGCGCTGCTTCTACATCACCGGGGACGACCGACGGAACCAGTCGATCTTCACCCGCCTGCTCGAGGCGGCCGACCGCGGCCAGCGCGAGTTCCCCTTCACCTCGGGCGTCAACCGCTACGACTTCATCGACGTCGCCGACCTCGGGCGGCAGATCGCGGTCGTCGTCACGACCCCCGGGGTCACCGGGGTGGTCAACTGCTGCAGCGGCGACCCGCGCAGCCTCGGCGAGATGGTCGAGGACTTCATCGCCCGGCACGACCTCGGGATCACGCTCCAGTACGGTGCCTTCCCCGACCGGCCCTACGACTCCCCCGGGGTCTGGGGCGACGCGACCCGCATCCACGAGATCCTCGCCGCCGACGCCCGCTGA
- a CDS encoding WhiB family transcriptional regulator: MTLSTLTSAVASRPAQESGIPCRDYDAELWFAERPSDVEYAKALCQDCPFRASCLEGALERREPWGVWGGQLLVQGVVVARKRPRGRPRKDAVYAA; the protein is encoded by the coding sequence ATGACGTTGAGCACGCTCACGAGCGCCGTCGCGAGCCGGCCGGCGCAGGAGAGCGGCATCCCGTGCCGGGACTACGACGCGGAGCTCTGGTTCGCGGAGCGCCCGAGCGACGTCGAGTACGCCAAGGCGCTCTGCCAGGACTGCCCGTTCCGGGCCTCGTGCCTGGAGGGGGCCCTCGAGCGGCGCGAGCCGTGGGGCGTCTGGGGCGGGCAGCTGCTCGTCCAGGGCGTCGTCGTGGCCCGCAAGCGGCCCCGGGGCCGGCCGCGCAAGGACGCGGTCTACGCGGCCTGA
- a CDS encoding ATP-dependent DNA helicase UvrD2, protein MSAAVLPPTPGAPVSPDAILEALDPEQREVAASPLGPMCVLAGAGTGKTRAITHRIAYGVHSGAYQAQRVLAVTFTARAAGEMRTRLRGLGVPGVQARTFHAAALRQLHFFWPQAIGGAAPEILPHKASVVAEAASRLRMQFDRTAVRDLAAEVEWAKVNLLTPETYAAAARRLGRDPAGVDATAMARLFDTYESAKTDRGVIDFEDVLLVMAGILDEHEDVARTVRAQYRHFVVDEYQDVNALQQRLLELWVGERSDVCVVGDPAQTIYSFTGATPRHLLDFPRRHPQARTVRLVRNYRSSPQIVGLANLVVKAAARAATGPSASGYVELVAQGEAGPRPQLTAHADAPAESAAVAAQVARLVAEGHPASEIAVLFRTNAQSEGLEAALADAGVPYLVRGGERFFSRSEVRQAVLLLRGAARSDDLDRPLVDVVGDVIGGAGWTPQPPSSGGAVRERWESLQALVQLAADLVATTPGARLPDLVRELEERASAQHAPVVEGVTLASLHAAKGLEWDTVFLVGCSDGLIPITMAEGAEAIEEERRLLYVGMTRARRALHLSWSASRTPGGRASRRPSRFLDATASVLGDGARSQPKRAGGRSGGRGRQEAVVPKAPVRCRGCGTDLVSAAQRKTGRCDDCPPTYDEAVFEALRTWRRLVAQAAAVPAYVVFTDATLTAMAEAAPTSLPELSRIVGVGAVKLDTYGASVLQVLGGAAPEEVVENASAATGSA, encoded by the coding sequence ATGAGCGCGGCCGTCCTCCCCCCGACCCCCGGGGCCCCCGTCTCGCCCGACGCCATCCTCGAGGCCCTCGACCCTGAGCAGCGCGAGGTCGCCGCCAGCCCGCTCGGCCCGATGTGCGTGCTCGCCGGCGCGGGCACGGGCAAGACCCGCGCCATCACCCACCGCATCGCGTACGGCGTCCACTCCGGCGCCTACCAGGCGCAGCGGGTCCTCGCGGTGACCTTCACCGCCCGCGCCGCGGGGGAGATGCGCACCCGGCTGCGCGGGCTCGGCGTCCCCGGCGTGCAGGCGCGCACCTTCCACGCCGCCGCGCTGCGCCAGCTGCACTTCTTCTGGCCGCAGGCCATCGGCGGCGCGGCGCCGGAGATCCTGCCGCACAAGGCGTCGGTCGTCGCCGAGGCCGCCTCGCGGCTGCGGATGCAGTTCGACCGCACCGCGGTGCGCGACCTCGCCGCCGAGGTCGAGTGGGCCAAGGTCAACCTCCTCACCCCGGAGACGTACGCCGCCGCCGCGCGCCGCCTCGGCCGGGACCCCGCCGGCGTCGACGCGACGGCGATGGCCCGCCTCTTCGACACCTACGAGTCGGCCAAGACCGACCGGGGCGTCATCGACTTCGAGGACGTCCTGCTCGTCATGGCGGGCATCCTCGACGAGCACGAGGACGTCGCCCGGACGGTGCGCGCGCAGTACCGCCACTTCGTCGTCGACGAGTACCAGGACGTCAACGCCCTCCAGCAGCGGCTGCTCGAGCTGTGGGTGGGGGAGCGCAGCGACGTCTGCGTCGTCGGGGACCCGGCCCAGACGATCTACTCGTTCACCGGGGCGACGCCGCGGCACCTGCTCGACTTCCCGCGGCGGCACCCGCAGGCGCGCACCGTGCGCCTCGTGCGCAACTACCGCAGCTCGCCGCAGATCGTCGGGCTGGCCAACCTCGTCGTCAAGGCCGCCGCCCGCGCGGCGACCGGCCCGTCGGCGAGCGGGTACGTCGAGCTCGTCGCCCAGGGCGAGGCCGGTCCCCGCCCGCAGCTGACCGCGCACGCCGACGCCCCGGCCGAGTCGGCCGCGGTCGCCGCGCAGGTGGCCCGGCTCGTCGCCGAGGGCCACCCGGCCTCGGAGATCGCCGTCCTGTTCCGCACCAACGCGCAGTCCGAGGGGCTCGAGGCGGCGCTCGCCGACGCCGGGGTGCCCTACCTCGTGCGCGGCGGCGAGCGGTTCTTCTCCCGCTCCGAGGTGCGCCAGGCGGTGCTCCTCCTGCGCGGGGCCGCGCGCAGCGACGACCTCGACCGGCCGCTCGTCGACGTCGTGGGGGACGTCATCGGCGGGGCGGGCTGGACCCCCCAGCCGCCGTCGTCGGGGGGCGCCGTACGGGAGCGGTGGGAGTCGCTGCAGGCGCTGGTGCAGCTCGCCGCGGACCTCGTCGCGACGACCCCCGGGGCGCGGCTGCCCGACCTGGTCCGCGAGCTCGAGGAGCGGGCGAGCGCGCAGCACGCGCCGGTCGTCGAGGGCGTCACCCTCGCCTCGCTGCACGCGGCGAAGGGTCTGGAGTGGGACACCGTCTTCCTCGTCGGCTGCAGCGACGGGCTGATCCCCATCACCATGGCCGAGGGCGCCGAGGCGATCGAGGAGGAGCGGCGGCTGCTCTACGTCGGGATGACGCGCGCGCGCCGCGCCCTGCACCTGTCGTGGTCGGCGTCGCGCACTCCCGGGGGTCGCGCCTCGCGCCGGCCCTCTCGGTTCCTCGACGCCACGGCCAGCGTGCTGGGCGACGGGGCCCGGTCGCAGCCCAAGCGCGCCGGCGGGCGCTCCGGCGGTCGCGGGCGCCAGGAGGCCGTCGTCCCGAAGGCGCCCGTGCGGTGCCGCGGCTGCGGGACCGACCTCGTCTCCGCCGCGCAGCGCAAGACCGGCCGCTGCGACGACTGCCCGCCCACCTACGACGAGGCGGTGTTCGAGGCGCTGCGCACCTGGCGCCGCCTCGTCGCGCAGGCCGCGGCGGTGCCGGCGTACGTCGTCTTCACCGACGCGACGCTCACCGCGATGGCCGAGGCCGCGCCGACGTCGCTGCCCGAGCTGAGCCGGATCGTGGGGGTCGGGGCGGTCAAGCTCGACACGTACGGCGCCTCCGTCCTGCAGGTCCTGGGGGGTGCGGCGCCCGAGGAGGTCGTCGAGAACGCCTCTGCCGCAACGGGATCCGCCTGA
- a CDS encoding mycoredoxin: MTSSTAPAKPEAGSVTMYTTSWCGYCARLKSQLGREGIPFAEIDIERQPGAADYVESVNRGNQTVPTVVFPDGSAATNPSVAEVKVRLGL; encoded by the coding sequence ATGACGTCCTCCACCGCCCCCGCCAAGCCCGAGGCCGGCTCGGTCACGATGTACACGACGAGCTGGTGCGGCTACTGCGCCCGCCTGAAGTCCCAGCTCGGCCGGGAGGGCATCCCGTTCGCCGAGATCGACATCGAGCGCCAGCCCGGTGCGGCGGACTACGTCGAGTCGGTGAACCGCGGCAACCAGACGGTGCCGACCGTCGTCTTCCCGGACGGCTCCGCGGCGACCAACCCGAGCGTGGCCGAGGTCAAGGTGCGCCTGGGCCTCTGA
- the nudC gene encoding NAD(+) diphosphatase gives MALANDVLTDLALSRGTLDRAAHRRADDGLLPRLLGDPATRVAVISADQRIALEDDPTSPTGRGLAYRAPVDADRAAGTLAVFLGEEGGTSYVAVVDPQPRAEDGWPTLRDAGLTLAPRDAGVFTTAQALANWHRAHPHCPRCGARTEPHSAGWVRRCTADGSEHYPRTDPAVIMGVLDDDERLLVGRSPAWPEGRFSVLAGFVEPGESFEAAVAREVREEVGIDVDEVTYLGNQPWPFPCSGMIGFSAHARSTELTLDPVEMAEARWFSRQQYVDALVTGELRVPGGISIAQRIIEHWLGARIEDAVAAAGAAWRRVEW, from the coding sequence GTGGCCCTCGCCAACGACGTGCTCACCGACCTCGCGCTCTCCCGGGGCACCCTCGACCGGGCCGCCCACCGCCGCGCCGACGACGGGCTGCTGCCCCGGCTGCTCGGCGACCCCGCGACCCGCGTCGCGGTGATCTCGGCCGACCAGCGCATCGCCCTCGAGGACGACCCGACGTCGCCGACGGGCCGCGGTCTGGCCTACCGGGCGCCCGTCGACGCCGACCGCGCCGCCGGCACGCTGGCCGTGTTCCTCGGCGAGGAGGGCGGGACGTCGTACGTCGCCGTCGTCGACCCGCAGCCGCGCGCCGAGGACGGCTGGCCGACCCTGCGCGACGCGGGCCTGACCCTCGCGCCCCGCGACGCCGGCGTCTTCACCACCGCGCAGGCCCTGGCCAACTGGCACCGCGCCCACCCGCACTGCCCCCGTTGCGGGGCGCGGACCGAGCCGCACTCGGCGGGCTGGGTGCGCCGCTGCACGGCCGACGGCAGCGAGCACTACCCGCGCACCGACCCCGCCGTCATCATGGGCGTCCTCGACGACGACGAGCGGCTGCTCGTCGGCCGATCACCGGCCTGGCCCGAGGGCCGCTTCTCGGTGCTCGCCGGGTTCGTCGAGCCGGGGGAGTCGTTCGAGGCCGCCGTCGCGCGCGAGGTGCGCGAGGAGGTCGGCATCGACGTCGACGAGGTGACCTACCTCGGCAACCAGCCGTGGCCGTTCCCCTGCTCGGGGATGATCGGCTTCTCGGCCCACGCCCGCTCGACCGAGCTGACGCTCGACCCCGTCGAGATGGCCGAGGCCCGCTGGTTCTCCAGGCAGCAGTACGTCGACGCGCTGGTCACCGGCGAGCTGCGGGTCCCGGGCGGGATCTCGATCGCGCAGCGGATCATCGAGCACTGGCTCGGGGCGCGCATCGAGGACGCCGTCGCCGCCGCCGGAGCAGCATGGCGCCGCGTCGAGTGGTGA